The following are from one region of the Parcubacteria group bacterium genome:
- a CDS encoding geranylgeranyl reductase family protein produces the protein MENYDVIIVGAGPAGSTAAYYISGLKVLIIDKSDFPRHKACGGGLMSSRDWPLELKNYAKIKDKLTAYSCETIKIYWNCEYIANRRFKHLFDQIDRYEFDNLLLEEALKKSNVTFLKFDLQKIQKATFKGKNGYTISDGEQSIFTTYLIGADGVHSKISRFLGNPKLKRHQIGYCLECNITCEKKDLNVHVVAGYRKEIGYGWIFPTATGYQVGVGIVRKPKHALQYYLDTFIAWTMEENILPKEHAIKKTFGGALPLRVVKTYCTDNILLCGDAMGLVKMLTGEGIYYAMRSGKIAGLALSGDRTKLKKTYRQKMRPLIWDTFITPHIPPKIFTITFWSTFFAVAKVFDRAKFLRPLNLFIDYFMRLTMHRKKFKGKSYYCDEKIEIEKY, from the coding sequence ATGGAAAACTACGACGTCATCATTGTCGGGGCGGGGCCGGCTGGCAGTACCGCCGCTTATTATATTTCAGGTTTGAAAGTTTTAATCATCGACAAGTCTGATTTTCCGCGCCACAAAGCTTGCGGCGGCGGTCTGATGAGCAGTCGCGATTGGCCACTGGAACTCAAGAACTATGCCAAAATCAAAGATAAACTGACTGCTTATTCTTGCGAAACAATCAAAATTTATTGGAATTGTGAATACATCGCCAACAGACGGTTCAAACATCTTTTTGACCAGATCGACCGCTATGAGTTTGATAATCTGCTTCTCGAAGAGGCACTCAAAAAAAGCAACGTCACTTTTCTAAAATTTGATCTGCAAAAAATCCAAAAGGCTACCTTCAAAGGAAAAAATGGCTACACAATTTCTGATGGTGAGCAAAGTATTTTTACCACCTATCTCATCGGGGCCGATGGCGTCCATAGCAAAATATCTAGATTTCTTGGTAACCCAAAACTAAAAAGGCACCAGATCGGCTACTGCCTGGAATGCAACATAACCTGTGAAAAAAAAGACTTGAATGTGCATGTAGTCGCCGGGTATAGGAAAGAGATTGGCTATGGCTGGATCTTTCCGACAGCCACCGGCTACCAAGTCGGCGTCGGCATAGTACGAAAACCCAAACACGCTTTGCAATATTATCTCGATACTTTTATCGCTTGGACGATGGAAGAAAATATCTTGCCTAAAGAGCATGCGATTAAGAAAACTTTCGGCGGAGCATTGCCTCTGCGAGTGGTCAAGACTTATTGCACGGACAATATTTTGCTCTGCGGTGATGCTATGGGACTAGTGAAAATGCTCACGGGCGAAGGCATCTATTATGCGATGCGCAGCGGAAAGATTGCCGGACTGGCACTTTCCGGCGATCGCACCAAACTTAAAAAAACCTACAGACAAAAAATGCGTCCGCTGATCTGGGACACATTCATCACGCCCCATATTCCGCCCAAAATTTTTACTATCACTTTTTGGTCTACTTTCTTTGCCGTAGCCAAAGTTTTTGACCGGGCCAAATTCTTGCGCCCGCTCAATCTATTCATCGATTATTTTATGCGCCTCACCATGCACCGGAAAAAATTCAAAGGTAAGAGTTACTACTGTGATGAAAAAATCGAAATTGAAAAATACTAA
- a CDS encoding phospholipid carrier-dependent glycosyltransferase, producing MLKFSNMSQKKMNNSEQKETGLLFCLALILYFSFGLYHLTKFDTADEHFWIDQGRISQYWHAMGKGDWKKTRINDKPGVSLAYISGPGLIFDKNHSAEIKKRGDVFTSYDPQQFQKINFLYRLPLLIFNGLFSIFFFWVIAKLTDNRWIGLWSATLILLSPILLGISQIVNPDALSWLFCSAAILAYLLFLKTDAKKIAALTTLFLGLALATKYIALILVYFLFFVLLSYLLYSYETRKESQEIFSQKVLRLALFYLAIIFGGFLLFSFLMPAVFVKSKYLFDDVINFNHKGFIFWTTLSADLAIAADAFFWQSRVVLFLMERCKRYSSIIFKGIVVVVAGLSLLAFFNWAFKINLWDLEAVPFDSRQSDFFISLSFWKKLILQARPLVFSLTPLVFCALIFIWLKTVFQKTQFAFLVFMLSAFVLFYWIVVTMQNLLVNIRYGIILTPLVIFLATVGIWEFLQYKKFQKLNKVLISFAIIFVSAVSLWFIRPFYFNYANAFLPQENLVTGSWGYGGYEAGQAIKAITAQKEATVIADYPGVCPFVFGQCVDISNDNRKKVIEVLNQNRDDVYFVLTRRGQVRWGYIGQFIEAKKSPPLWELLIDNRPGNFIRVYKQN from the coding sequence ATGTTAAAATTTTCAAATATGAGCCAGAAAAAAATGAATAATTCTGAGCAAAAAGAAACTGGACTATTATTTTGTTTAGCCCTGATTTTGTATTTTTCTTTCGGACTCTATCACTTGACCAAATTTGACACGGCTGACGAGCATTTCTGGATTGATCAGGGTCGCATCTCACAGTATTGGCACGCAATGGGAAAAGGGGATTGGAAAAAAACCAGAATCAATGATAAACCGGGAGTATCTCTGGCTTACATTTCCGGTCCGGGCTTGATTTTCGATAAAAATCATAGCGCGGAAATCAAAAAACGGGGAGATGTTTTTACGAGTTATGATCCGCAACAATTTCAAAAAATTAATTTTCTTTACCGTCTTCCGCTGCTCATTTTCAATGGCCTATTTTCTATTTTTTTCTTTTGGGTCATCGCAAAACTGACGGACAATCGCTGGATCGGTCTTTGGTCAGCCACGCTGATTCTGCTTTCGCCGATCCTCTTGGGCATTTCGCAGATTGTGAACCCCGATGCGCTTTCTTGGCTTTTTTGCTCAGCCGCAATTTTGGCTTACCTGCTATTTTTAAAAACGGATGCAAAGAAAATTGCCGCACTTACAACACTATTTTTGGGACTAGCGTTGGCAACAAAATATATTGCCCTTATCCTGGTATATTTTTTATTTTTTGTTTTACTCTCGTATCTGCTTTATTCTTATGAAACCAGAAAAGAAAGTCAGGAAATTTTTTCCCAAAAAGTTTTGCGCCTAGCGCTTTTCTACCTGGCAATTATTTTTGGAGGATTTTTGCTATTTTCTTTTTTGATGCCGGCCGTTTTCGTGAAAAGCAAATACCTTTTTGATGATGTGATTAATTTTAATCACAAGGGTTTTATTTTTTGGACTACATTGAGCGCAGATCTGGCAATCGCAGCGGATGCGTTTTTTTGGCAAAGCCGTGTGGTTTTATTCCTGATGGAACGATGTAAACGGTATAGTAGTATTATTTTTAAAGGTATCGTGGTAGTTGTCGCCGGACTGTCACTTTTGGCTTTTTTCAATTGGGCGTTCAAAATCAATCTGTGGGATCTGGAGGCAGTGCCATTTGATTCCCGGCAGAGTGATTTTTTTATCAGTTTGTCTTTTTGGAAAAAACTAATTCTGCAAGCGCGTCCGCTGGTTTTTTCCCTTACGCCATTGGTGTTCTGCGCGCTCATTTTTATTTGGCTGAAAACTGTTTTTCAAAAGACCCAATTTGCTTTCTTGGTTTTTATGCTTTCGGCTTTTGTGCTATTCTATTGGATTGTGGTAACAATGCAAAACTTGCTGGTCAATATCCGCTATGGCATCATTCTTACTCCACTGGTTATTTTTCTTGCGACAGTAGGGATCTGGGAGTTTTTGCAGTATAAAAAATTTCAAAAGCTCAACAAGGTGCTTATTTCCTTTGCGATTATTTTTGTCAGCGCGGTCAGCCTATGGTTCATAAGGCCGTTTTATTTTAATTATGCCAATGCTTTTTTGCCTCAAGAAAATCTAGTTACTGGCTCCTGGGGTTATGGTGGATATGAAGCGGGGCAAGCAATAAAAGCAATCACTGCCCAAAAAGAAGCGACGGTAATTGCGGATTATCCTGGTGTCTGCCCGTTTGTTTTTGGTCAATGTGTCGATATCAGCAATGATAATCGAAAAAAAGTGATTGAGGTGCTCAATCAAAATCGCGATGATGTTTATTTCGTTTTGACTCGGCGTGGCCAGGTGCGCTGGGGCTATATCGGGCAATTCATCGAGGCAAAAAAAAGCCCCCCGCTTTGGGAGCTTTTGATTGACAATCGGCCGGGAAATTTTATCCGAGTCTATAAACAGAATTAA